In Nocardioides bizhenqiangii, the DNA window CGGGGTCCTGCACGCCGATCGGGCCCGGCGGCAGGTGGGGGAGCAGCTGGCGGAGGCCGTCGGTCGTGCCGGAGGTGAGGAGCACCTCGTCCGGGTCCACGGTCAGCCCTCGGGTGCGGCCCAGCCGCTCGGCGATCGCGTCCCGGAGCTCGACGATGCCGCGCGAGTCGGGATAGCCCAGCGGCGGTGTCGCCGCCGAGACCTCCCGCCAGGCGCGTCGCCAGCCGGCCGCGTGGCGCGGGTCGACCCACGGCGATCCGAGGTCGAGCGAGATCAGGTCCGGAGTGGTCGGTCGGTGGACGCGCCGCCGGGCGGCGGCCTGCGGAGCGCCACCCGAGGCCACGAAGGTGCCGGCTCCCTGCTGGGCGGTGACCCAGCCCTCGGCGAGCAGCTGGTCGTAGGCCTGCTCGGTGACCGACCGGGCCACCCCGAGGTCGGCCGCCAGTGCACGGGTGCTCGGGAGCCGGTCGCCGGGCGCGAGGGTCCCGGCGACGACGAGGTCGCGGACCTGCGTCGACAGCTGGACGCCGAGAGGCTCGGGCTGGTCGCGGTCCAGTCGGACCGGAAGCGTCTTCATGAGTGTCCTGTCAGAATCGATGAAAAGTGGCCCGTGACCACAGGCCAATACTTCGACAGGCTAGTCCCATGTCCATCCTGTCGCCCACCCAGCGGACCACCGTCACCCGGGAGACGAAGCGCGCCGTCGCGGGGCGGAGCCGGATGCTGGCGCTTCTCGGCGATGCCCTCGTCGCCCACCTCGGTGTCGTCGTGGTCCGCGACGGCGTGACCCATCCGGTGGTGCTGCCGATCGCCTTCGCCGTCGACCCGGACGGACCCGACGCCGACGGCACCCTCTACCTGCACGGCTCGACCGGCTCCGGCTGGCTGCGTTCCGCCCTCGACACCGACGTGTGCGTCACCGTCACCGAGCTGGACGGGCTGGTCGCCGCGCGGAGCGGGTTCAGCCACTCGATGAACTACCGATCGGCGGTGGTCATCGGCCGCGCGCGCGTCGTCGACGACCCGGCTGAGCGGGCTCACGCGCTGGACCTGATCGTCGACCACATGATCCCGGGTCGGGCCGCGACGCTCCGGCCCCCGACCCGCAAGGAGCTGGCCGCGACCGCTGTGCTCGCGCTCCCGCTGCGGGAGGCCTCGATGAAGGAGCGCGCCGGCGGTCCCGAGGACGAGCCCGAGGACGTGGCCTCCGGTGTCTGGGCGGGCCACATCCCGCTGCAGCGGGTCGCGCTGCCCCCGGTCAGCGCGCCCGACTCCCACGACGAGGCCCCCGTCGACGTCGTCGCGCGCGCGGAGGCGCTCGGATGAAGGCGCCGGCCGAGGGCGGCTCGCTGTCGGTCCTCCAGGGCACGGCGCTGACCCTGGCGGCGGTGCTCGGCACCGGCGTGATCTCGCTCCCCGCCCTCGCCATCGACGCAGCCGGCCCCGCGTCGCTCGTCGCGTGGGCGGCGCTGCTGCTGATCTCGGTGCCGTTGGCGGCGACGTTCGCGGCACTCGGAGCGCGCCACCCCGACGGAGGGGGCGTGTCGACGTACGCCCGGCTCGCGTTCGGTGAGCGAGCGGCGACCATGGTCGGTTGGGGCTTCTTCCTCGCGATCCCGATCGGGGCGCCGGTGGCGGCCGGCTTCGCCGCGTCGTACGTCGCCGACGCGGTCGGCGGCGGGCGGACGACCGAGGTCGTGGTGACCGCCGCAGTGATCGTGGTCGTCGCGGTCATGAACTGGATGGGCATCCAGGTGTCGGCCCGGGTGCAGCTCGGCATCGCCGCCGTGATCGCGACCCTTCTGCTGGTCGCCATCGTCGTCTCGCTGCCGCGGGTCGACGTCGACAACCTGACGCCGTTCCTGACCCACGGCTGGTCGGGCGTGGGGGCGGCGGCCGCGCTGCTGGTCTGGGCGTTCGCGGGGTGGGAGATCGTCAGCTCGCTGTCCGCGGAGTACCGCCACCCCCGTCGTGACATCGGCCGCGCCACCGCGACGACGCTCGCGGTGGTGACCGTGCTCTACCTCGGGATCGCGTTCGTGACCGTCGCCGTGCTGGGCGGCGCGGCCGGGCGGGCGCCGCTGGCCGACCTGCTGGCCGGCGCGTTCGGAGACTGGGCGCGACCGCTGACCACGGTGATCGCGGCGCTGCTCACCGTGGGCGCCATCAACGCCTACTTCGCGGGTGCGTCCCGGCTAGGGGCATCGCTGGCGATCACCGGCGCGGCGCCGCGGTGGCTGGGTTCCGACATCGGCGACGGTCGTCGTACGCCGCGGCACGCGCTGGCGTTCGTCGCCGGCCTGGGTCTGGTGGTGACCGTGGGCGAGGCCGTCCTCGGGCAGCCGACCGACGCCACGCTGCTGGTCACGACGGGGACGTTCGCGCTCGTCTACGTCGTCGGGACGGCGGCCGCCGTACGGCTCCTGCCCGGCGGCTGGCCCCGCGTCGCGGCGATCGTGTCGTTCGTCGCGTCGGTCGGGCTCGTCGTGCTGACCGGTCCCGCCGTGCTGCTGCCCATCGCGACCGGGCTGGCCGGGCTGTGCTGGACGCTGCGCCGGCCCTCGAGGGCGAGGGTCGCGTCAGCGGCGGAACCGGAGCCACACCAGGGACGCGACGTAGGCGAGGCCGCCTACTGCGCCGAGGGCTGAGTAGGGCTCGCCGTCGTTGCCGCGGGCGATCTCGACCACGAACATCACCAGCACCGCCGCGATGACGCACATGCCGGCGAACATCGTCGCGGAGCGGTCGATCGAGGTGATCCGCTCGTCGCGCCGGTCCAGGAGACCCCGGGCGGTCTCGCTCCATCGCGCGGCGACGACGAAGACGACCCCCGCCGCGAGCATGGTCAGCAGCCCGGTCACGGCGAACGCGGTGTCGTCGCCGACGAGACCGGCGACCAGATAGGCGATCCCGATCGCCACCGCCGTCGCAGGGACGATCCAGTAGGTCAGGGTCCGCTGGGACTCACGCGTCGACATCGAAGACCTCCTCGACGGTCGCTCCGAAGTGTCGCGCCAGGCTGATCGCCAAGGGGAGCGACGGCAGGTAGCGGCCGTTCTCGATCGAATTGATGGTCTGCCGCGACACGCCCATCGCCGTCGCCAGGTCGGCCTGGGACAGGCCAGCCTGGGTCCGGAGGGTGCGCACGCGGTTCTGCATATGACAAGTCTGCTTGACACACGATCCGATGTCAAGGTTGCTTTACATCGTTCGTTGAATCGGGGGAGTTTGCCCGGCGAGTCCGGCCGATTCGACGGGCCAACCAGGCCGATTCGACGGGCCGACCGGGCCGATTCGACGGACGGACCGGGCCGATTCGACGGGCCGACCAGGACGATTCGACGGGCGAAGGAGGCCGATTCGCGGTCAGCCGCGGACCATCGGGGGTTGTACGACGGTCGCGGGGCCGCGGCGGTAGAGGAGGGCGCGGCGGCCGCCGGAGCCGGTGGGGGAGCCGTGCGCGTCGGTGGGGATCACGAAGCCCTCGGTGCCGAGCACCTTGCGACGGAAGTTGCCGAGGTCGGGCGGGGTGCCCCAGACGGCGGTGTAGACCCGGCGGAGCTCGGGGAGGGTGAACGGCTCGGCGACGAACTCGGTGGCGAGAGTCGTGTACTCGAGCTTGGCGCGCACCCGCTCCCGGGCGTCGACCAGGATCTGCCGGTGGTCGAAGGCCAGCTCGGGAGCCTCCTCGGCGGCCGCGCCGGTGGGCTCGAGCAGGTCGTCGACGACCCACCAGCGGGCGTCGGCGGCGTCGGTGCCGGCGGTCGGCTCCGGGAGGTCCGGCGCCAGCGCGACGTGGGCGACCGAGACCACCCGCATCCGCGGGTCGCGGTCGGGCGCGGAGTAGGTCCGCAGCTGCTCGAGGTAGCCCGGGAACCTCTCCACCCCGGTCTCCTCGTGCAGCTCCCGCCAGGCCGCCTGCTCGGCGTCCTCGTCGGGCTCGACGAAGCCTCCGGGCAGGGCCCACTGCCCGGCGTACGGCTCCTCGCCCCGCTCGACCAGCAGCACCGACAGCGCGCCGTCGCGGATGGTGAAGATCGCGAGGTCGACGGCGACCGCGAACGGCGGGTGCTCGCTCATACGGCAACACCTGCTTCTTCCATCTCAGTGAGCGCCGCAGCGCTGGTCTCGGCCGCAACGCCGGCGTGCAGTCCGTCGAGGAGGCGTACGGCGAAGCCCTCCCGCCGCGCGTCGAGCGCGGTCGCCCGCACGCAGTAGTCGGTGGCGATCCCGGTGACCTCGACGTCGGTGACGCCGGCGGTGCGCAGGACGTCGGCGAGGGCCGCACCGTCGTCGGTGACGCCCTCGAACGCCGAGTACGCGGGGACGCCCTGCCCCTTGCGGACGTGGTGGGTGACCGCGTCGGTCACCAGCTCAGGCGCGTAGTCCGAGCCGGGTCCGTCCGAGACGCAGTGGACTGGCCAGGTCGTGACGAAGTCCGGCTCCTCGCCCGGTGCGGCGAAGTGGCCGCTGTTGGTGCCGTGGCCGTGGTGCCAGTCGCGCGACGCGGCGATCACGGCGTAGTCGTCCGCGTGCGCCGCCAGGTGCTCGCTGATCCGGGTCGCGACGTCGCGCCCGCCTGCGACGCCGAGCGAGCCGCCCTCGACGAAGTCGTTCTGCACGTCGACGACGATCAGTGCCTTGGTGGTCATGCTGTCTCCTCCTCGGTGGATGCGGCAAGGACGGTGAGGTACGGCGTGCCGGCGGCGACCGACAGCGCCTCGGGTGGCAGTCGGCGCAGTGCCGCCGCGGTGGAGGCCCGGATCTCCTCGGGGTCCGGCGCGTGGACGGTGGCCCCGCCCCGCATGACGGGGACCTGCACGCGCTGGGCGCCGGCCGGCGCGGTCGTCCCGGGCACGGTGAAGCACTCGCGGAGCAGCAGGCCGGCGTCGTCGTACTCCCGCCAGGCGGTCTTGTGGCCGCCGACCGAGACCTTGTCCTTCGACTTCTTCGAGACCGGTCGGAGCGGTCCGCCGACGTCGTCGCTGACGGCGACCAGCTTGTAGACCATGCTCGCGGTCGGGTGACCCGAGCCGGTCGCGACCCGGGTGCCGACGCCGTAGCCGTCGATGGGGGCGTCGGCCAGGGCGCTGATCACGAACTCGTCGAGGTCGCTGGTCGCGACCACGCGGGTATCCGTCGCGCCGAGCTCGTCGAGCAGGGCACGCGCCTTCGCGGCCTCGTCGGCCAGGTCGCCCGAGTCGATCCGCACCGCGCCGAGGGCGGGCCCGGCGACCCGGACCGCGGTGCGGATGCCGTCCGCGATGTCGTAGGTGTCGACGAGGAGCGTGGTGCCGGCGCCCTGTGCCTCGACCTGGCTGCGGAAGGCCGCCTCCTCGCTCTCGTGCGCGAGCGTGAACGCGTGCGCCGCAGTGCCGACGGTCGGGATGCCGTAGCGCAGGCCCGCGGCCAGGTTGCTGGTCGACGCGAACCCGGCGAGGTAGGCGGCACGGGCAGTGGCGATCGCCGCCTGCTCGTGGGTACGACGGCCGCCCATCTCGATGATCGGTCGGCCCGCCGCGGCGGTGACCATCCGAGCCGCCGCCGACGCGATCGCCGTGTCGTGGTTGAGCACGCTCAGGACCAGTGTCTCCAGGACGATGCACTCGCCCAAGGTGCCGCGGACGGTCAGCACCGGGCTGCCGGGGAAGTAGAGGTCGCCCTCGGGATAGGCGTCGATGTCGCCGCCGAACCGGAAGTCCCGCAGGTACGCCGCGGCCCCCTCGCCGACCACCCCCTGCTCCGTCAGCCAGGCGACGTCGTGGGCGTCGAACGTGAACGCCTCGATCAAGGGGAGCAGCCGTCCGAGCCCGGCGAGCACGCCGTACCTCCGACCCTCGGGCAGGCGCCGCGCGAAGACCTCGAACACCGCGCCGTGGCCCGCCGAGCCGTCCCGCACCCACGAGTCGAGCATCGTGAGCTCGTAGCGATCGGTCAGCAGCCCGGTGCGTTCGGTCACGGTTGCGCCCCTCGTTGTAGTCAATCTGACTATAACACACGACCCCCGGTGGTCGAGGACGTCGCGCAGCGACCGTCTCGAGACCCGTAGCCTTCGGACGTGACCATCGAGCGGGAGCGGGCGGAGTCGCTCGCCACCGCCTACGAGGACCGGCTCGCCGTGGACCTGACCGACCGACGACGGGCCCGGGGTGCGTTCTACACGCCACCGGACCTCGTGGGCTGGATCCTCGACCACGCCCTGGCCCCGGCTACGACCCGGGTGCTCGACCCGGCCTGCGGGACCGGCCACTTCCTGGTCGCGGCGGCCCGACGGCTCGGCGACGTGCGGGCGGTGCACGGCTCGGACCTCGATGCCGAGGCGGTCCGGATCGCCCGGCTGCGGCTGCGGGCCGAGGACCCGACCGTCCCGCTCGAGGAGATCGAGTCCCGGGTGCGGGTCGCGGACGGGCTGACGGCCTGGGAGGACGCGACGTTCGACGCCGTCATCGGCAACCCCCCGTTCCTCGGCCAGCTCAAGCGCCGGACGGCGGGCCAGCGCGGCGGACTTGCCGCCTACACCGATACGAGCGCGGCGTTCCTGCACCGGGCGCTCGATCTCGTCGTGCAGGGCGGCACGGTCGCCCTGGTCCAGCCGCTCTCCGTGCTCGGTGCACGCGACGCCGGACCGGTGCGCGAGCGGGTCGCCGAGCTCGGGGCGGTGACCGACCTCTGGGTCTCGGACCGGCCCGTCTTCCGCGGCACGTCGGTGCTCGCTTGCGTGCCCGTCGTGCGGAGCGGAGCGAGCGGTGGACCCGGTCCGGACCAGTGGGGGCGGCTCGCCGCGCCGTCCTTCGGGATCCCCGCCGTCCAGCTGGCAGCAGGCGCGGGGCGGGTGGGCGACCTGGCCGTGTGCACGGCGGACTTCCGGGACCAGTACTACGGGCTGGTGCCGCACGTCCGCGACGGCGGCGCCGGCGCGCCGCTCATCACCAGCGGCCTCATCGAGCCCGCCGCCTGCGACTGGGGCAGCAGGCCGACCCGCTTCGCTCGGCAGCGGTACGACGCGCCGGTGGTCGACGTCGCAGCCGTCCGGGCGGGTCCGCTCGGCTCCTGGGTCGATGCCCGGCTGGTGCCGAAGGTGCTGGTGGCCGGTCAGGGGCGGGTGATCGAGGCGGTGGTCGACGAGCGCGGGGAGTGGCTGCCGTCGGTGCCGGTGGTGACCGTGGTCCCGCACGACGCGAACGACCTGTGGCGGGTCCTCGCCGTGCTGCTGGCGCCGCCGGTCGTCGCGGACGCCGCCGCCCGCTACGTCGGCACCGGCCTCACGCCGGGCTCGGTCAAGGTGAGCGCGCGGCAGCTGGCAGGGCTGCCGCTGCCGGCGGACCAGGGGGCCTGGGCGGCCGGCGCGGAGCTCGCCCGGCGGGCGCAGCACGGGAGCGTCGCCGACCGGCCGGCCCTGCTGTCCGCGGTCGGCGAGGCGATGACGGCGGCGTACGGCGCCGGTGCGGCCTCGTTGGACTGGTGGCGCGCGCGGATCGGTCGCGGCGCCGATGAGTCTCCGGGGCGTCGCCGGTCGGCACCGGCATGAGCGAATTCCTCGAGGACGGCGTGGAGCTGTTCGCGACCAGCTGCGTGAGCGACTACGCCGCCGCCTACCCGTGGTGGGAGCGGCTGATGGGCGGCCCGCCGACGTTCAAGGCCCACGAGACGGAAGCGGTCTGGGAGGTGGCGGCGAGCCGCTGGCTCGTCGTCGAGGAACGGCCGGAGCGCGCCGGCTACGGGTCCGTGACGATCTTCGTGTCCGACCTCGACGACCGGGTGGCGGCGATCTCCGGTCGGGGGATCGAGCCGAGCGAGCGGGAGACCTACGACAACGGCGTGCGGAAGATCATCTACCGCGACCCCGACGGCAACGAGATCGGCTTCGGCGGCAGCCCTGCTGATTGATTGGCGCGAGCGTGTCGCGAACGGTGCATGCCGCACGGCCCATCGCAAGCTCGGGCCGCGGGCTGCGCACCGCGCGGCTTCGCCGCGGCGCGACACGCTGCCGCGCTACGACACGGCGGTCAGCACCCCCGCCAGCGGCGCGGGCACCCGCGTCGGCTCGAGCGCGGCGGTCAGGAGGGCGGCGTACTTGTCCTTGCGGCCGCTCGTCGTGCCCCAGAAGCGGCGCAGCACCGCGTCCTGCGGACGTGTCCGGTGGAAGGGCTGGTTGAGCAGGATCCGCCACGCGTCGAGGTCACCGGCGGCAGCGACCACGTCGAGGACGGCTGGGATCCCGAGCGCGCGGACCAGCTCGTCCTCGAGGTCGGCGTCGCACACGAACCGCGCGACATCGCCGTCGTGACCGGCGAGGGTGCGGTCGACGTACGTCGTCTCGCCGGCGTCGTGCAGCACCGCCACCGTGCGGTCCCCGGTCAGGTCGGCGAGGTGCCGCCGGAGGTTCGTGATGCCGCCCATGCTCACGACGTCGACGCCGCCGAGGTCGTGGCCGAGCCGACCGGCGAGGGTCAGGAGGGCGGTCCGGTCGCTGTCGCCCTCGACGAGCACGAGGGAACGGGGCATCGAACGCAACGATATTCGAGGGCCTCTGTCGCCGTCGGTCCCTAGGATCGGTCGAGTGAGCGAAATCCTCTCGGACAGCACGGCGGCCACCGCGGGGGAGACTCCGCAGCCGGACGACGCGATGATCACCGCTCGCGGGCTGCGGAAGGAGTTCCGCCAGGCTTCCGGCGACACGTTCGAGGCGGTCAAGGGCATCGACCTCGACGTGCGCAAGGGTGAGGCGTTCGGCCTGCTCGGCCCCAACGGCGCCGGCAAGTCGTCGACCCTGCGGATGATCGCCTCGGTGTCGCCGATCAGCGGCGGCGAGCTGCGCATCCTCGGCATGGACCCGGCCGTCGACGGTCCGGCGATCCGCGGCCGGCTCGGCGTGTGCCCGCAGGAGGACAACCTCGACCAGGAGCTCAACGTCTTCGACAACCTCTACATCTACGGCCGCTACTTCGGGCTGCCGAAGCAGGTGGTGCGCGAGCGGGCCGGGGAGCTGCTGGAGTTCGCGAAGCTCACCGACAAGGCGAAGTCGAAGGTCGAGGAGCTCTCGGGCGGCATGAAGCGGCGGCTCACGATCGCCCGCTCGCTCATCAACCGCCCCGACCTGCTGCTGCTCGACGAGCCGACGACCGGCCTCGATCCGCAGGCCCGCCACGTGCTGTGGGACCAGCTGTTCCGGCTCAAGCACGCCGGAGTCACGCTCGTGCTGAGCACGCACTACATGGACGAGGCCGAGCAGCTGTGCGACCGGCTGGTCGTCATGGACAAGGGCGTGATCGTCGCCGAGGGTGCGCCGCTCGAACTGATCCGGATCCATTCGACCCGCGAGGTGGCCGAGCTGCGGTTCGGCGCCGGCGAGCACGCCGACCATGCCGAGGTGATCGGCGACCTCGGCGAACGGGTCGAGGTGCTGCCCGACCGGCTGCTCGTCTACACCCACGACGGCGAGGAGGTCGTGGCCAAGACCCACGAACGCGGCCTGCAGCCGCTGGCCACGCTCGTGCGACGCTCCACGCTGGAGGACGTCTTCCTCCGCCTCACCGGCCGGACCCTGGTCGACTGATGGCGGCGATCCCGCTCCCCGCGCCGCGCGACCTCCCGTTCAAGGAGGGCGTGCTGCGGCAGGTCGACTACTGGGCGACCCTGTGGGCGCGCACCTGGCGCGGAGTCGTGGTCTCCTCGTTCCTGTCGCCGTTCCTCTATGTGCTGGCGATGGGCGTGCTGCTCGGCGGTTTCGTCGAGGCAGAGCCCGACACGCTGGAGGGGGCGACGTCGTACCTCGCCTTCGTCGTGCCCGGCCTGATCGCGTCG includes these proteins:
- a CDS encoding helix-turn-helix transcriptional regulator, which produces MQNRVRTLRTQAGLSQADLATAMGVSRQTINSIENGRYLPSLPLAISLARHFGATVEEVFDVDA
- a CDS encoding NUDIX hydrolase; the protein is MSEHPPFAVAVDLAIFTIRDGALSVLLVERGEEPYAGQWALPGGFVEPDEDAEQAAWRELHEETGVERFPGYLEQLRTYSAPDRDPRMRVVSVAHVALAPDLPEPTAGTDAADARWWVVDDLLEPTGAAAEEAPELAFDHRQILVDARERVRAKLEYTTLATEFVAEPFTLPELRRVYTAVWGTPPDLGNFRRKVLGTEGFVIPTDAHGSPTGSGGRRALLYRRGPATVVQPPMVRG
- a CDS encoding VOC family protein, with translation MSEFLEDGVELFATSCVSDYAAAYPWWERLMGGPPTFKAHETEAVWEVAASRWLVVEERPERAGYGSVTIFVSDLDDRVAAISGRGIEPSERETYDNGVRKIIYRDPDGNEIGFGGSPAD
- a CDS encoding isochorismatase family protein translates to MTTKALIVVDVQNDFVEGGSLGVAGGRDVATRISEHLAAHADDYAVIAASRDWHHGHGTNSGHFAAPGEEPDFVTTWPVHCVSDGPGSDYAPELVTDAVTHHVRKGQGVPAYSAFEGVTDDGAALADVLRTAGVTDVEVTGIATDYCVRATALDARREGFAVRLLDGLHAGVAAETSAAALTEMEEAGVAV
- a CDS encoding APC family permease; translated protein: MKAPAEGGSLSVLQGTALTLAAVLGTGVISLPALAIDAAGPASLVAWAALLLISVPLAATFAALGARHPDGGGVSTYARLAFGERAATMVGWGFFLAIPIGAPVAAGFAASYVADAVGGGRTTEVVVTAAVIVVVAVMNWMGIQVSARVQLGIAAVIATLLLVAIVVSLPRVDVDNLTPFLTHGWSGVGAAAALLVWAFAGWEIVSSLSAEYRHPRRDIGRATATTLAVVTVLYLGIAFVTVAVLGGAAGRAPLADLLAGAFGDWARPLTTVIAALLTVGAINAYFAGASRLGASLAITGAAPRWLGSDIGDGRRTPRHALAFVAGLGLVVTVGEAVLGQPTDATLLVTTGTFALVYVVGTAAAVRLLPGGWPRVAAIVSFVASVGLVVLTGPAVLLPIATGLAGLCWTLRRPSRARVASAAEPEPHQGRDVGEAAYCAEG
- a CDS encoding pyridoxamine 5'-phosphate oxidase family protein; translation: MSILSPTQRTTVTRETKRAVAGRSRMLALLGDALVAHLGVVVVRDGVTHPVVLPIAFAVDPDGPDADGTLYLHGSTGSGWLRSALDTDVCVTVTELDGLVAARSGFSHSMNYRSAVVIGRARVVDDPAERAHALDLIVDHMIPGRAATLRPPTRKELAATAVLALPLREASMKERAGGPEDEPEDVASGVWAGHIPLQRVALPPVSAPDSHDEAPVDVVARAEALG
- a CDS encoding nicotinate phosphoribosyltransferase, whose product is MTERTGLLTDRYELTMLDSWVRDGSAGHGAVFEVFARRLPEGRRYGVLAGLGRLLPLIEAFTFDAHDVAWLTEQGVVGEGAAAYLRDFRFGGDIDAYPEGDLYFPGSPVLTVRGTLGECIVLETLVLSVLNHDTAIASAAARMVTAAAGRPIIEMGGRRTHEQAAIATARAAYLAGFASTSNLAAGLRYGIPTVGTAAHAFTLAHESEEAAFRSQVEAQGAGTTLLVDTYDIADGIRTAVRVAGPALGAVRIDSGDLADEAAKARALLDELGATDTRVVATSDLDEFVISALADAPIDGYGVGTRVATGSGHPTASMVYKLVAVSDDVGGPLRPVSKKSKDKVSVGGHKTAWREYDDAGLLLRECFTVPGTTAPAGAQRVQVPVMRGGATVHAPDPEEIRASTAAALRRLPPEALSVAAGTPYLTVLAASTEEETA
- a CDS encoding ABC transporter ATP-binding protein; this translates as MSEILSDSTAATAGETPQPDDAMITARGLRKEFRQASGDTFEAVKGIDLDVRKGEAFGLLGPNGAGKSSTLRMIASVSPISGGELRILGMDPAVDGPAIRGRLGVCPQEDNLDQELNVFDNLYIYGRYFGLPKQVVRERAGELLEFAKLTDKAKSKVEELSGGMKRRLTIARSLINRPDLLLLDEPTTGLDPQARHVLWDQLFRLKHAGVTLVLSTHYMDEAEQLCDRLVVMDKGVIVAEGAPLELIRIHSTREVAELRFGAGEHADHAEVIGDLGERVEVLPDRLLVYTHDGEEVVAKTHERGLQPLATLVRRSTLEDVFLRLTGRTLVD
- a CDS encoding TOPRIM nucleotidyl transferase/hydrolase domain-containing protein, whose amino-acid sequence is MPRSLVLVEGDSDRTALLTLAGRLGHDLGGVDVVSMGGITNLRRHLADLTGDRTVAVLHDAGETTYVDRTLAGHDGDVARFVCDADLEDELVRALGIPAVLDVVAAAGDLDAWRILLNQPFHRTRPQDAVLRRFWGTTSGRKDKYAALLTAALEPTRVPAPLAGVLTAVS
- a CDS encoding N-6 DNA methylase, encoding MTIERERAESLATAYEDRLAVDLTDRRRARGAFYTPPDLVGWILDHALAPATTRVLDPACGTGHFLVAAARRLGDVRAVHGSDLDAEAVRIARLRLRAEDPTVPLEEIESRVRVADGLTAWEDATFDAVIGNPPFLGQLKRRTAGQRGGLAAYTDTSAAFLHRALDLVVQGGTVALVQPLSVLGARDAGPVRERVAELGAVTDLWVSDRPVFRGTSVLACVPVVRSGASGGPGPDQWGRLAAPSFGIPAVQLAAGAGRVGDLAVCTADFRDQYYGLVPHVRDGGAGAPLITSGLIEPAACDWGSRPTRFARQRYDAPVVDVAAVRAGPLGSWVDARLVPKVLVAGQGRVIEAVVDERGEWLPSVPVVTVVPHDANDLWRVLAVLLAPPVVADAAARYVGTGLTPGSVKVSARQLAGLPLPADQGAWAAGAELARRAQHGSVADRPALLSAVGEAMTAAYGAGAASLDWWRARIGRGADESPGRRRSAPA